The Chanodichthys erythropterus isolate Z2021 chromosome 14, ASM2448905v1, whole genome shotgun sequence genome window below encodes:
- the LOC137036347 gene encoding ankyrin repeat and SOCS box protein 1-like yields the protein MMADCENVELPNTAGRNLKQWLQEQFGNRPLEQAEDMRLHNAAHLGDLDTLRALLQEDIFKQQINEKLIWSCGLLPCTPLRIAAMMGHSKCVEFLISQGAKVDLVDVKGQTAMFMAVVNGHLDCVKILLKAGADPNGSIHHRSTPLYHAAQVGRVDILRELIRFNADVDIDHRLEQRAMFGTHTLANLSVCPLFISAAYHHFPCFRILLNAGANPNYNYNGPVSREALVRGRASCMLDAVLKLGCEPAFVRLLLDHGADPYLVPWDELDPETMVRLKVNAEALRIYQEAKRNPRRLMHLCRITIRKIMGKERLSCISSLELPETIKRFMFHKD from the exons GTCGTAACCTGAAGCAATGGCTCCAGGAACAATTTGGCAACAGGCCTCTGGAACAGGCTGAGGACATGCGTCTACATAACGCTGCCCATTTGGGAGATCTAGACACTCTCAGGGCCCTACTACAAGAAGACATCTTCAAACA GCAAATCAACGAGAAGTTGATTTGGTCATGTGGTTTGCTGCCTTGCACACCCCTGCGTATTGCTGCCATGATGGGTCACAGCAAATGCGTGGAGTTCCTGATCTCTCAGGGAGCTAAAGTGGACCTGGTAGATGTAAAGGGTCAGACTGCTATGTTCATGGCTGTGGTTAATGGACACCTGGACTGTGTGAAGATCCTTCTGAAAGCCGGTGCTGATCCGAATGGCAGCATTCATCACCGAAGCACACCTTTATACCATGCTGCACAAGTGGGCCGAGTGGACATCCTACGAGAGCTGATCAG GTTTAATGCTGATGTTGATATTGACCACCGGCTGGAACAAAGGGCTATGTTCGGCACGCACACTTTGGCAAATCTGTCAGTCTGTCCGCTGTTCATTAGCGCTGCTTACCACCACTTCCCCTGCTTCCGGATTCTTCTGAATGCCGGGGCCAACCCGAACTACAACTACAATGGCCCCGTGAGCAGGGAAGCACTGGTCAGGGGCCGGGCTTCCTGTATGCTGGATGCCGTTCTGAAACTCGGATGCGAACCAGCCTTTGTTCGCTTACTGCTGGACCATGGTGCTGACCCATATCTAGTCCCCTGGGACGAGCTCGATCCTGAAACCATGGTTCGCTTAAAGGTCAATGCTGAAGCCCTTCGAATCTACCAGGAGGCCAAAA GAAACCCGAGGAGATTGATGCACCTCTGCCGCATTACAATCCGGAAGATCATGGGCAAGGAGCGTCTGTCATGTATCTCTTCCCTTGAGCTGCCAGAAACCATCAAAAGATTTATGTTTCACAAGGATTGA